One Halalkalicoccus sp. NIPERK01 genomic region harbors:
- a CDS encoding sodium:solute symporter — MQVEPQEVSLGWDIAILTIVGLAVMIYIGWYSYNKRVGVDADDFFSASKSLGFVIIALTIFADSYSGNSFLGYAAETYRSGAWFLVYPQFMVAAVIGSLIVAPPLINLGIKWEYTSPIDYLEHRFNSKVAFIAVFFLLWGTFVQFTEQFFAMGYLGNVASGGVLPYQAVIVLFAIVILLYVGLGGFRGTALTAAVQGALMLFSLSLMLLLIGTLGGFTAQMDTVWQEAPSKLTIPEMATMQGWYSTIVLILLGLPTYIHIQQFYLGVRDAENLRRTFRLQAPVFFFAAFTLWIIGMFASGVFPALSESQSEQVVPYLLGAFVQLEGSTLLPSLIALGVIMATLSTAGAAVMVVSMVLAKDLYGRFIEPEATDSRVINVSRVFLALSLLVALGISFRPSLTIWTWTELKFEFLLQATPLFLFGLYTHRVKNTPAIAGMLVGCAVAIALYASGNPEVYSFHAGIIGLIANSAVLVGGSYLSGQDEETERAKRILRYNSIAVTEDGEPDTRYILPAQTTVFWIGLGGILAIMVPWYAPPAWNAELAFGLPIWTWGIIGALVLETLFVVFSTYIWREKPPEDSSRDASVEATAASKAPSSRN, encoded by the coding sequence ATGCAAGTGGAACCCCAGGAGGTCTCCCTCGGGTGGGACATAGCGATCCTGACGATCGTCGGCCTCGCAGTGATGATCTACATCGGCTGGTATTCATACAACAAACGGGTCGGCGTCGATGCGGACGATTTCTTCTCGGCGAGCAAGTCGCTGGGGTTCGTGATCATCGCACTCACGATCTTCGCCGATTCCTACAGCGGAAACTCGTTCCTGGGCTATGCCGCGGAAACGTATCGATCGGGGGCGTGGTTTCTGGTGTATCCGCAATTCATGGTCGCTGCAGTCATCGGTTCTCTCATCGTCGCACCGCCGCTCATCAACCTCGGCATCAAATGGGAGTACACGTCGCCGATCGATTACCTCGAGCATCGCTTCAACTCGAAGGTCGCCTTCATCGCCGTCTTTTTCCTCCTCTGGGGGACCTTCGTCCAGTTCACCGAGCAGTTCTTCGCGATGGGGTATCTCGGCAACGTCGCGTCCGGGGGCGTACTACCCTACCAAGCGGTCATCGTCCTGTTCGCCATCGTCATCCTCCTCTACGTCGGCCTCGGCGGGTTCCGGGGGACCGCACTGACCGCGGCAGTACAGGGGGCGTTGATGCTGTTCTCGCTATCGCTGATGCTGCTCCTGATCGGGACGTTGGGCGGCTTCACCGCACAGATGGACACCGTCTGGCAGGAGGCCCCGAGCAAACTGACGATTCCGGAGATGGCAACGATGCAGGGTTGGTACAGCACGATCGTTCTGATCCTCCTCGGCCTCCCGACGTACATCCACATTCAGCAGTTCTACCTCGGCGTTCGGGACGCGGAGAACCTCAGGCGGACGTTCAGACTACAGGCGCCCGTTTTCTTCTTTGCTGCGTTCACGCTTTGGATCATCGGGATGTTCGCCAGCGGCGTCTTCCCGGCGCTGTCCGAGTCCCAATCCGAGCAGGTCGTGCCGTACTTGCTCGGTGCCTTCGTCCAGTTAGAGGGGAGTACGCTGCTGCCATCGCTGATCGCCCTCGGGGTGATCATGGCGACACTCTCTACGGCTGGGGCGGCGGTGATGGTCGTCTCGATGGTGTTGGCGAAGGACCTCTACGGGCGATTCATCGAACCGGAGGCGACGGATAGCAGGGTCATCAACGTGAGTCGAGTCTTCCTGGCGTTGTCGTTACTGGTAGCGCTCGGCATCTCGTTCAGACCGTCGCTCACCATCTGGACGTGGACCGAGTTGAAGTTCGAGTTCTTGCTCCAGGCGACGCCGCTGTTCCTCTTCGGCCTCTACACCCATCGAGTGAAAAACACGCCTGCTATTGCAGGGATGCTCGTCGGGTGTGCGGTCGCGATCGCGCTCTATGCGAGCGGAAACCCCGAAGTATACAGCTTTCACGCGGGTATCATCGGCCTCATCGCGAACTCCGCGGTTCTAGTGGGCGGGAGCTATCTCTCGGGGCAGGACGAAGAAACGGAGCGGGCAAAACGAATTCTTCGGTACAACTCGATCGCCGTTACGGAGGACGGCGAACCGGATACCCGATACATCCTTCCGGCACAGACCACGGTTTTCTGGATCGGTCTCGGCGGTATTCTCGCTATTATGGTCCCCTGGTACGCTCCACCGGCATGGAACGCCGAGTTGGCGTTTGGACTTCCGATCTGGACGTGGGGCATCATCGGGGCACTCGTACTCGAAACGCTGTTCGTCGTGTTCTCGACCTATATCTGGCGTGAAAAGCCGCCGGAAGACAGCAGTCGAGACGCTTCGGTAGAGGCCACGGCGGCCTCGAAGGCCCCCTCATCGAGGAACTGA